In a genomic window of Physeter macrocephalus isolate SW-GA chromosome 14, ASM283717v5, whole genome shotgun sequence:
- the ARHGAP44 gene encoding rho GTPase-activating protein 44 isoform X2: protein MYSFVAKELDYANYFQTLIEVQAEYHRKSLTLLQAVLPQIKAQQEAWVEKPSFGKPLEEHLLISGREIAFPIEACVTMLLECGMQEEGLFRVAPSASKLKKLKAALDCCVVDVQECSADPHAIAGALKSYLRELPEPLMTFELYDEWLQASNIQEQDKRLQALWNACEKLPKANYNNIRYLIKFLSKLSDYQDVNKMTPSNMAIVLGPNLLWPQAEGNITEMMTTVSLQIVGIVEPIIQHADWFFPGEIEFNITGNYGSPVHVNHNANYSSMPSPDMDPADRRQPEQARRPLSVATDNMMLEFYKKDGLRKIQSMGVRVMDTSWVARRGSSAGRKASCAPPTMQPPAPSAELAPPLPSPLPEQPPEGPAVPALSPSGLGLQPGAERVSTSKSKELSPGSGQKGSPGSSQGTPSAGMQPGMQPGASPSQLPADQSPHTLRKVSKKLAPIPPKVPFGQPGPLPEPPAGQPSPLSLSPTPPSTPSPYGLSCPPGYSLASGQLSPAAAAPPLASPSGLVGAFSKSRPTPKPRQRPTLPPPEPPAASLAAPSPQSAEHPALDAVSPGESMSTAKSWKCLQRTNTRIWNTGDSVLTKTIVTREKTGSASGPKPTV from the exons ATGTACAGTTTTGTGGCCAAAGAACTTGACTATGCAAACTACTTTCAAACG CTCATAGAAGTGCAGGCCGAGTACCACAGGAAGTCACTGACGCTCCTGCAGGCTGTGTTGCCTCAGATAAAAGCACAGCAGG AGGCCTGGGTGGAGAAACCTTCCTTCGGGAAGCCCCTGGAGGAGCACCTCCTGATCAGCGGCCGGGAGATTGCCTTCCCCATCGAGGCGTGCGTGACGATGCTCCTGGAGTGTGGCATGCAGGAGGAG GGCCTCTTCCGAGTCGCCCCATCTGCCTCCAAGCTAAAGAAGCTCAAGGCTGCCCTGGACTGCTGCGTGGTGGATGTACAGGAGTGCTCAGCAGATCCCCACGCCATTGCAG GAGCTTTGAAATCTTACCTCCGGGAGCTGCCAGAGCCTCTGATGACTTTTGAGCTCTATGATGAGTGGCTTCAGGCTTCCAA CATCCAGGAGCAGGACAAGAGGCTCCAGGCTCTGTGGAATGCTTGTGAAAAATTGCCCAAGGCCAATTACAACAACATCCG ATACTTGATCAAGTTTTTATCCAAACTCTCAGACTATCAAGATGTCAACAAGATGACTCCCAGTAACATGGCGATTGTGTTAGGACCCAACTTGCTGTGGCCACAAGCGGAAGG GAACATCACGGAAATGATGACCACGGTCTCGCTGCAGATTGTCGGTATCGTCGAGCCCATCATCCAGCACGCAGACTGGTTCTTCCCCGGGG AGATAGAGTTCAACATCACGGGCAATTACGGGAGTCCGGTGCACGTGAACCACAATGCCAACTACAGCTCAATGCCCTCCCCAGACATGGACCCTGCCGACCGGCGCCAGCCCGAGCAGGCCCGCCGGCCCCTCAGCGTTGCCACGGATAACATGATGCTGGAGTTTTACAAAAAGGATGG CCTTAGGAAAATCCAAAG CATGGGCGTGAGGGTCATGGACACGTCGTGGGTGGCTCGACGAGGCTCCTCGGCCGGCCGGAAGGCGTCCTGCGCCCCGCCCACCATGCAGCCCCCCGCCCCATCCGCGGAGCTCGCCCCGCCCCTGCCGTCGCCCCTCCCGGAGCAGCCCCCCGAGGGCCCCGCGGTGCCCGCGCTCTCTCCGTCCGGCCTCGGCCTCCAGCCCGGGGCTGAGCGGGTCAG CACTTCTAAAAGCaaggaactttctccaggatctGGGCAGAAAGGAAGTCCAGGTTCCAGCCAGGGGACGCCCAGTGCAGGGATGCAGCCCGGGATGCAGCCGGGCGCCAGCCCCAGCCAGCTGCCCGCAGACCAGAGTCCTCACACCCTCCGGAAAG TTTCCAAGAAGCTGGCACCCATTCCGCCCAAGGTCCCCTTTGGCCAGCCGGGGCCCCTGCCTGAGCCGCCCGCCGGCCAGCCGTCCCCACTCAGCCTGTCCCCCACGCCCCCCAGCACCCCATCACCCTACGGACTGAGCTGCCCCCCGGGGTACTCCCTGGCCTCGGGCCAGCTCTCCCCGGCAGCCGCGGCGCCCCCGCTGGCCTCCCCCTCCGGCTTGGTGGGTGCTTTCAGCAAGTCGCGGCCCACCCCGAAGCCCCGGCAGAGGCCCACGCTCCCGCCGCCCGAGCCGCCCGCCGCCAGCCTCGCAGCCCCCAGCCCGCAGTCCGCTGAGCATCCCGCGCTGGACGCTGTGTCCCCCGGGGAGAGCATGTCCACAG